In Arachis hypogaea cultivar Tifrunner chromosome 2, arahy.Tifrunner.gnm2.J5K5, whole genome shotgun sequence, a genomic segment contains:
- the LOC112750475 gene encoding protein ALP1-like isoform X1 — protein MDPKQKMKVIVCLILHFELMNDLMVKLLMICYILIILQLKKKKRKWNDSYSRQLIRDVSVDRIIYFSDLACIENTRMDRCAFLALCNMLKRVGRLEPSRNMGVEEMVAMFLHIIAHDVKIRVIKRQFVRSEETISRRFNDVLLAILRCHNLLLKKPQPFSQDRMDERWKWFKDCLGALDGTHIKVNVLEADKPRYRNRKGDITTNVLGVVAPDMQFIYVLAGWEGSAVNSRVLRDALFCNGFSIPQGHYYLCDVGYMNCEGFLAPYRGQKYHLSEFNPHNQPSTTQEFFNMKHSQARNVIERAFGVLKARWGILRGRSFYPIKTQGRIITACCLLYNHIRRVMVVDPIDEIEDQNILGVDGETIHHIETSDAWGRWRDQLAQEMWNQWRRRHHAR, from the exons ATGGATCCCAAACAGAAGATGAAAGTTATTGTCTGCTTGATTTTACATTTCGAATTAATGAATGACCTTATGGTTAAGTTATTGATGATTTGCTATATTTTGATTATATtgcaattgaaaaaaaagaaaagaaaatggaatgaTAGTTATAGTAGGCAACTAATAAGAGATGTTAGTGTtgatagaattatttattttagtgatCTAGCATGTATAGAAAACACAAGAATGGATAGATGTGCTTTTCTTGCATTGTGTAACATGCTTAAAAGGGTTGGAAGGTTAGAACCAAGTAGGAATATGGGTGTGGAAGAAATGGTTGCcatgtttttacatattatagCACATGACGTCAAAATTAGAGTAATAAAGAGACAATTTGTGAGATCTGAAGAAACAATTAGTAGGCGGTTTAATGATGTATTGCTTGCTATTTTGAGATGTCATAATCTCTTACTGAAGAAACCTCAACCATTTAGCCAGGATAGAATGGATGAACGATGGAAATGGTTTAAG GATTGCCTAGGAGCCTTAGATGGTACTCATATCAAAGTCAATGTCCTTGAGGCTGACAAGCCTAGATATCGAAACAGAAAAGGTGACATAACAACCAATGTGCTTGGAGTGGTTGCTCCCGATATGCAATTTATCTACGTACTGGCGGGTTGGGAGGGTTCAGCTGTGAATTCTAGGGTATTGCGAGATGCACTATTTTGCAATGGGTTTAGTATTCCCCAAG GTCATTATTACTTATGTGATGTTGGATATATGAATTGTGAAGGATTTTTGGCACCTTATAGAGGACAAAAATATCATTTGAGTGAGTTTAATCCACATAATCAACCCAGTACAACTCAAGAGTTTTTTAATATGAAACACTCACAAGCTAGGAATGTCATTGAAAGGGCATTTGGAGTATTGAAAGCAAGATGGGGAATTTTAAGGGGAAGATCATTTTATCCTATTAAgactcaaggaagaattataactgCTTGTTGCCTTTTGTATAATCATATTAGAAGAGTGATGGTTGTGGATCCTATTGATGAGATAGAAGATCAAAATATacttggagtagatggtgagacgATCCACCATATTGAAACGAGTGATGCTTGGGGTAGATGGAGAGATCAACTTGCACAAGAAATGTGGAACCAATGGAGGAGAAGACATCATGCTCGATAA
- the LOC112750475 gene encoding protein ALP1-like isoform X2, with the protein MDPKQKMKVIVCLILHFELMNDLMVKLLMICYILIILQLKKKKRKWNDSYSRQLIRDVSVDRIIYFSDLACIENTRMDRCAFLALCNMLKRVGRLEPSRNMGVEEMVAMFLHIIAHDVKIRVIKRQFVRSEETISRRFNDVLLAILRCHNLLLKKPQPFSQDRMDERWKWFKDCLGALDGTHIKVNVLEADKPRYRNRKGDITTNVLGVVAPDMQFIYVLAGWEGSAVNSRVLRDALFCNGFSIPQGFLAPYRGQKYHLSEFNPHNQPSTTQEFFNMKHSQARNVIERAFGVLKARWGILRGRSFYPIKTQGRIITACCLLYNHIRRVMVVDPIDEIEDQNILGVDGETIHHIETSDAWGRWRDQLAQEMWNQWRRRHHAR; encoded by the exons ATGGATCCCAAACAGAAGATGAAAGTTATTGTCTGCTTGATTTTACATTTCGAATTAATGAATGACCTTATGGTTAAGTTATTGATGATTTGCTATATTTTGATTATATtgcaattgaaaaaaaagaaaagaaaatggaatgaTAGTTATAGTAGGCAACTAATAAGAGATGTTAGTGTtgatagaattatttattttagtgatCTAGCATGTATAGAAAACACAAGAATGGATAGATGTGCTTTTCTTGCATTGTGTAACATGCTTAAAAGGGTTGGAAGGTTAGAACCAAGTAGGAATATGGGTGTGGAAGAAATGGTTGCcatgtttttacatattatagCACATGACGTCAAAATTAGAGTAATAAAGAGACAATTTGTGAGATCTGAAGAAACAATTAGTAGGCGGTTTAATGATGTATTGCTTGCTATTTTGAGATGTCATAATCTCTTACTGAAGAAACCTCAACCATTTAGCCAGGATAGAATGGATGAACGATGGAAATGGTTTAAG GATTGCCTAGGAGCCTTAGATGGTACTCATATCAAAGTCAATGTCCTTGAGGCTGACAAGCCTAGATATCGAAACAGAAAAGGTGACATAACAACCAATGTGCTTGGAGTGGTTGCTCCCGATATGCAATTTATCTACGTACTGGCGGGTTGGGAGGGTTCAGCTGTGAATTCTAGGGTATTGCGAGATGCACTATTTTGCAATGGGTTTAGTATTCCCCAAG GATTTTTGGCACCTTATAGAGGACAAAAATATCATTTGAGTGAGTTTAATCCACATAATCAACCCAGTACAACTCAAGAGTTTTTTAATATGAAACACTCACAAGCTAGGAATGTCATTGAAAGGGCATTTGGAGTATTGAAAGCAAGATGGGGAATTTTAAGGGGAAGATCATTTTATCCTATTAAgactcaaggaagaattataactgCTTGTTGCCTTTTGTATAATCATATTAGAAGAGTGATGGTTGTGGATCCTATTGATGAGATAGAAGATCAAAATATacttggagtagatggtgagacgATCCACCATATTGAAACGAGTGATGCTTGGGGTAGATGGAGAGATCAACTTGCACAAGAAATGTGGAACCAATGGAGGAGAAGACATCATGCTCGATAA
- the LOC112727871 gene encoding uncharacterized protein — MKKHLAKIGGDIKKCSKVPYDVKKQMEGLLKEIQKSKTSKRKVNFNKEGTDECEDAIHEAIAQEEQQTPSQLPTKEVVGGDPKKKAKTIIPPMFAPRTTPGSQPSLKSVFQNKEVLHEIDKQVARWLLHCRIPFNAVMSPFFQDMLDGVVGFGPGYKGPSYDSLRVNLLADLKRECQMVVDSYRSAWKKTRCTLMADDASSMVKNASSLCDLFSEVIEWIGPDNVIHVVTDNVANYVAAGRLINKKFENIHWSPCAAHCLNLILKDISSMPHISSLATRASKITVFVYNHTVFLSWLRQKTYWREIVRPGATRFATIFLTLMSIFKHKLELQQLVVDTHFTGHKLGRSANGRAVSAIILDNKFWDDCFTVCQIVSPLIKLLRLVDADDKPSLGIVYEGMLRSENGIKEMFKHRKTEYQPYIEIINSRWDKHLKKNLHAAAYFLNPDCFFSENYRESPDVMRVLLDLVTLYCKVNNIDPVEAMKEIHLYRDRKESFDRPEAVPAAKKLQPDNNIYDIDADLDQGGGGGSTSTFYATPLAFSGLSSGNEGDEINDANLQQVMEDFDD, encoded by the exons ATGAAAAAGCATTTGGCGAAGATAGGTGGAGACATTAAGAAGTGTTCTAAGGTCCCGTATGATGTAAAAAAACAAATGGAAGGTTTATTGAAAGAGATTCAAAAAAGTAAAACTAGTAAAAGGAAAGTAAATTTCAATAAAGAGGGTACCGATGAGTGTGAGGATGCAATTCATGAAGCAATAGCGCAAGAGGAACAACAAACTCCGAGTCAGTTACCAACTAAGGAGGTTGTTGGAGGCGAtccaaaaaagaaagcaaaaaccaTTATTCCTCCTATGTTTGCACCAAGAACAACTCCGGGAAGTCAACCAAGTCTGAAAAGCGTGTTTCAAAACAAAGAGGTGCTTCATGAAATTGATAAGCAAGTGGCTAGATGGCTTTTGCATTGTAGGATTCCTTTCAATGCGGTTATGTCACCTTTTTTTCAAGATATGTTGGATGGTgtagttggatttgggcctggttATAAAGGTCCTTCTTATGACTCTTTGAGGGTTAACTTATTAGCCGATCTCAAAAGGGAGTGTCAAATGGTTGTTGATAGCTATAGGTCTGCTTGGAAAAAAACTAGATGTACTCTCATGGCTGATG ATGCCTCAAGTATGGTTAAAAATGCTTCAAGCTTGTGCGACTTGTTTTCAGAGGTGATTGAATGGATTGGACCTGATAATGTTATTCATGTAGTGACCGATAATGTTGCGAATTATGTTGCTGCTGGTAGGCTTATtaataagaaatttgaaaatattcaCTGGTCACCTTGTGCTGCTCATTGCTTGAATCTTATTCTAAAAGATATAAGCAGCATGCCACATATTTCTAGCCTTGCAACACGTGCTTCGAAGATTACCGTGTTTGTATATAATCATACGGTATTCTTGTCCTGGCTAAGACAAAAAACTTATTGGAGGGAGATTGTTCGTCCAGGTGCAACTCGTTTTGCCACTATCTTCCTCACATTGATGAGTATCTTTAAGCACAAATTGGAATTACAACAATTGGTTGTTGATACACACTTTACCGGACACAAATTAGGAAGGAGTGCTAATGGTAGAGCTGTGAGTGCAATTATCCTAGACAATAAATTTTGGGATGATTGTTTTACTGTATGCCAAATTGTGAGTCCGTTGATTAAATTGCTGAGGTTGGTAGATGCCGATGATAAACCATCATTGGGAATTGTTTACGAAGGTATGCTGAGGTCAGAAAATGGAATCAAAGAAATGTTCAAGCATAGGAAGACTGAATATCAACCTTACATAGAGATTATCAACTCAAGATGGGACaaacatttgaaaaaaaatcttcaCGCAGCAGCCTATTTCTTGAATCCTGATTGCTTTTTTTCTGAAAATTATAGAGAATCACCTGATGTTATGCGAGTTTTACTTGATCTTGTTACATTGTATTGCAAGGTTAATAATATAGATCCAGTTGAGGCAATGAAAGAAATACACTTATATAGAGATCGAAAGGAAAGCTTTGATAGGCCTGAAGCTGTTCCAGCTGCAAAAAAACTTCAACCTGATAATAATATCT ATGATATTGATGCTGATTTAGatcaaggtggtggtggtggtagtactAGTACATTTTATGCTACACCACTTGCTTTTTCTGGTCTAAGTAGTGGAAATGAAGGTGATGAAATCAATGACGCAAATCTGCAGCAAGTTATggaggattttgatgattga